One Magnetococcales bacterium DNA window includes the following coding sequences:
- the rpmF gene encoding 50S ribosomal protein L32 produces the protein MAVPKKKISHSRGGKRRSHNALVLPNLSTCTNCQAPVMPHQVCGKCGWYRGREVIKIEE, from the coding sequence ATGGCGGTACCGAAGAAAAAGATCTCCCACTCCCGTGGTGGCAAGCGCCGTTCCCACAATGCCCTGGTTCTGCCCAACCTTTCCACCTGCACCAACTGCCAGGCCCCGGTCATGCCGCATCAGGTGTGCGGGAAATGCGGTTGGTATCGTGGCCGTGAGGTGATTAAAATCGAGGAGTAG
- a CDS encoding DUF177 domain-containing protein — protein sequence MKNEAGEKELSALRIPLNAIDRVLPPLTGYLDPVHLEELGQLGEVVAPLRGTFRIVRENDCFRVSGEVSGALILECSRCLRPFREEVFGEFDRLYAVGRDPSILNRETELTEEITYLETGLFSPLRLLEEECILLLPMVPVCKETCPGLCPSCGAELGKGGCRCEQPTRESPFAILKRTLV from the coding sequence ATGAAGAACGAGGCCGGGGAAAAGGAGCTTTCGGCCCTGCGCATTCCCCTGAACGCCATTGACCGGGTACTGCCTCCCCTGACGGGTTATCTCGACCCGGTGCATCTGGAGGAGTTGGGCCAATTGGGCGAAGTGGTCGCACCCCTGCGGGGCACCTTTCGCATCGTCCGGGAGAACGACTGCTTCCGGGTCAGCGGGGAAGTGAGCGGTGCGCTGATTCTGGAGTGTTCCCGATGCTTGCGTCCCTTTCGGGAGGAGGTTTTCGGGGAGTTCGACCGCCTCTATGCCGTCGGCCGGGATCCGTCGATCCTCAATCGGGAAACCGAACTGACCGAGGAGATCACCTATCTGGAGACGGGTCTCTTCTCCCCGTTGCGGCTTTTGGAGGAGGAGTGCATCCTGTTGCTGCCCATGGTTCCCGTGTGCAAGGAGACCTGCCCGGGGCTGTGTCCCAGTTGTGGAGCCGAGTTGGGCAAAGGGGGCTGCCGTTGTGAGCAGCCGACTCGCGAGAGCCCCTTTGCGATTCTGAAACGCACGTTGGTCTAA
- a CDS encoding DUF2065 domain-containing protein, translating to MSDLLTALGLMLIIEGTPYFLNPGLMRQWIMRVGLLSDSTLRQAGLFLMIVGLVLVYLVRKRILG from the coding sequence TTGTCCGACTTGTTGACGGCCTTGGGCCTGATGCTGATTATTGAGGGAACCCCCTACTTTCTGAATCCGGGCCTGATGCGGCAATGGATCATGCGTGTCGGGCTCTTGTCGGATTCCACCTTGCGGCAGGCCGGACTTTTCCTGATGATAGTCGGTTTGGTTCTCGTCTATCTGGTGCGGAAACGGATACTGGGATGA
- the hflC gene encoding protease modulator HflC has translation MRSLNSATLLIVAAVGLVISQSVFTLHQVEQALVVQLGKPVRPVTSPGLHFKMPFIQEVHTFEKRLLVFDSDPQEVLSSDKKNLKVDNFARWKIVDPLKFYQTVRTEAGAALRLNDIIYSNLREVLGQYTMMEIVAGARADLMTRIRSQANAQAAQYGIEVVDVRIKRTDLPEENSKAVYRRMQTERERQAKTYRAQGEEEASKITAKADRDREVILASAYQEAQALKGQGDALATRIYADAYQQDPQFYDFIRTLESYRKAFNQETTLVVEPKSGFFRHFGGEPKLP, from the coding sequence ATGAGGAGCCTGAATTCCGCCACCCTGCTGATAGTCGCCGCCGTGGGACTGGTGATCTCCCAATCGGTCTTCACCCTGCACCAGGTTGAACAGGCCCTGGTGGTGCAGTTGGGCAAGCCCGTGCGACCCGTCACCTCGCCGGGCCTGCACTTCAAGATGCCCTTCATCCAGGAGGTGCATACCTTCGAAAAGCGGTTGCTGGTCTTCGATTCCGATCCGCAGGAGGTTCTCTCCTCGGACAAGAAGAATCTGAAAGTGGACAACTTCGCCCGCTGGAAGATCGTCGATCCGCTGAAATTCTATCAGACGGTGCGTACCGAGGCGGGTGCGGCGTTGCGGCTGAACGACATCATCTATTCCAATCTGCGTGAGGTCCTGGGACAATACACCATGATGGAAATCGTGGCGGGCGCCCGGGCCGACCTGATGACCCGTATCCGCTCCCAGGCCAACGCCCAGGCGGCGCAATACGGCATCGAAGTGGTGGATGTGCGCATCAAGCGCACCGATCTGCCGGAGGAGAACTCCAAGGCGGTCTACCGGCGCATGCAGACGGAACGGGAACGGCAGGCCAAAACCTATCGGGCCCAGGGTGAGGAGGAGGCTTCCAAGATCACCGCCAAGGCCGATCGGGATCGGGAGGTGATTCTGGCCAGCGCCTATCAGGAGGCCCAGGCTCTGAAAGGACAGGGAGATGCCCTGGCAACCCGCATCTATGCCGATGCCTACCAGCAGGATCCTCAGTTTTATGATTTCATTCGTACCCTGGAGTCCTATCGCAAGGCGTTCAACCAGGAGACTACTCTGGTAGTGGAGCCCAAATCGGGCTTTTTCCGGCATTTCGGCGGAGAGCCGAAGTTGCCCTGA
- the hflK gene encoding FtsH protease activity modulator HflK: MSWNNDGGKPGGPWGSGPRGPQPPDVEEMIRMARERLSGHLPGGGKVWPILLGTAFVIWMATGIYLVGPDEQGVVVRFGEYVQTTESGPHYHLPYPIEQVYKPKVTQVQRIEIGFRTRNRTMVDVQVESLMLTGDENIIDIDLSVQYRLKDAKDYLFNVRSPSNDVHKVVRDAAESAIRQVIGRNSIDEALTAGKESIQEQTRLTMQEILDGYLSGIHVLAVQLQQVAPPEEVVQAFKDVASAREDRERTINVAHGYSNDILPKAKGEAARIVQEAEAYKTATEMRAKGDVQRFLNLRAEYQKAPEITRKRLYLETMEEIYSHSKKVLIDSGVGGVLPYLPLDGRTGHERPASGIKGEKP; this comes from the coding sequence ATGTCATGGAATAACGATGGAGGCAAACCCGGCGGGCCCTGGGGCAGTGGTCCCCGCGGGCCGCAGCCTCCCGATGTCGAAGAGATGATTCGGATGGCACGGGAGCGTTTGTCCGGGCATCTCCCCGGCGGCGGCAAGGTCTGGCCGATTCTGTTGGGAACGGCCTTCGTCATCTGGATGGCCACGGGCATCTATCTGGTGGGTCCGGACGAGCAGGGCGTGGTGGTGCGCTTCGGCGAATACGTGCAGACCACCGAGTCGGGGCCCCATTACCATCTTCCCTATCCCATCGAGCAGGTCTACAAGCCCAAAGTGACCCAGGTGCAGCGGATCGAAATCGGTTTTCGCACCCGCAACCGCACCATGGTCGATGTGCAGGTGGAATCCCTGATGCTGACCGGGGACGAAAACATCATCGACATCGATCTGAGCGTGCAATACCGCCTGAAAGATGCCAAGGACTATCTGTTCAACGTGCGCTCTCCCAGCAACGACGTTCACAAGGTGGTGCGGGACGCGGCGGAGTCGGCCATTCGTCAGGTGATCGGTCGCAACAGCATCGACGAGGCCCTGACCGCCGGCAAGGAGAGCATTCAGGAACAGACCCGTCTGACCATGCAGGAGATTCTCGACGGCTACTTGAGCGGTATCCATGTTCTGGCGGTGCAGCTGCAGCAGGTGGCCCCGCCGGAAGAGGTGGTGCAGGCCTTCAAGGACGTGGCCAGCGCCCGGGAGGATCGGGAACGGACCATCAACGTGGCTCACGGCTACTCCAACGACATCCTGCCCAAAGCCAAGGGTGAGGCGGCCCGGATCGTTCAGGAGGCGGAAGCCTACAAAACCGCTACGGAAATGCGCGCCAAGGGTGACGTGCAACGCTTTCTCAACCTGCGGGCCGAGTATCAGAAAGCCCCGGAAATCACCCGCAAACGTCTCTACCTGGAGACCATGGAAGAGATCTACAGCCATTCCAAAAAGGTGCTGATCGACTCCGGTGTCGGCGGGGTATTGCCCTATCTGCCCCTGGACGGGCGAACGGGTCATGAACGTCCGGCCTCCGGGATCAAGGGGGAGAAGCCATGA
- a CDS encoding 16S rRNA (uracil(1498)-N(3))-methyltransferase: METSVIRVERVEGPEVAVLLTAEGREALRRWSYRRGDILTVVDASGAGFRARLLDDGQRVVPFEALPCSPEPRRERILWQALPDKERMLFILQKGVELGMTAILPLLTRHSAGMPEADKLVTWNRVVLAAAKQCRRAVLPRVLSPLPLSEAPGGDWGECHGWRLEVGGGVPHLHNLRRQRPEGGVILLVGPEGGWHPQERESLEEAGFRPASLGPRILRTETAALAGLAVLETCENLSGNVA, translated from the coding sequence GTGGAGACCTCGGTCATTCGCGTGGAGCGGGTCGAAGGCCCGGAAGTGGCCGTTCTCCTGACGGCGGAAGGCCGGGAGGCTCTGCGGCGCTGGAGCTACCGCCGGGGGGACATTCTCACCGTGGTGGATGCCTCGGGAGCCGGCTTCCGGGCGCGACTGCTGGACGACGGGCAGCGGGTGGTTCCCTTCGAGGCGCTGCCTTGTTCCCCGGAGCCGCGCCGGGAGCGCATTCTCTGGCAGGCTCTGCCGGACAAGGAGCGTATGCTGTTCATCCTGCAGAAGGGGGTGGAGTTGGGCATGACGGCCATCCTTCCCCTGCTGACGCGCCATTCGGCGGGCATGCCGGAAGCGGACAAGCTGGTCACCTGGAACCGGGTGGTGCTGGCGGCGGCCAAACAGTGTCGCCGGGCGGTCCTTCCCCGGGTGTTGTCGCCGTTGCCGTTGTCGGAGGCTCCGGGGGGTGACTGGGGGGAGTGTCACGGCTGGCGTCTGGAGGTGGGAGGGGGCGTGCCGCATCTGCATAATTTGCGCCGCCAGCGTCCGGAAGGGGGCGTGATCCTGCTGGTTGGGCCGGAAGGTGGCTGGCATCCCCAGGAGCGGGAGAGTCTGGAGGAGGCGGGTTTCCGTCCGGCCAGTCTGGGACCACGCATTCTGCGCACCGAAACGGCGGCCCTGGCCGGGCTTGCCGTGTTGGAGACCTGCGAGAATTTGTCGGGAAATGTTGCTTGA
- a CDS encoding RNA methyltransferase — protein sequence MSGVSEVVVILDRPTQPGNIGAVARAMKNMGLSRLRLVAPAQFPHPEAVAFASGAQDLLAGAEVFESVTQAIADIHWLVATSTRNRGQRQRIVTPRELAGLMLDRPAGQRIGWLFGTERTGLETRDLERADLICHIPTAAAYTSLNLAQAVLLLAYEWMLAEGRESSMARDPLQEGVADKGEMERLFLHMEESLRAIDFLKEGQDRHMMGSLRALFHRAGLDRREVAILRGVFHEMTSSRRRASGGE from the coding sequence GTGTCCGGAGTTTCGGAGGTAGTGGTCATTCTGGATCGACCGACGCAGCCGGGCAATATCGGCGCGGTGGCGCGGGCCATGAAGAACATGGGGCTCTCCCGACTGCGACTGGTTGCTCCGGCGCAGTTTCCCCACCCGGAGGCCGTGGCCTTCGCTTCGGGTGCGCAGGATCTGCTGGCCGGGGCGGAAGTCTTCGAGTCGGTGACGCAGGCCATCGCCGATATCCATTGGCTGGTTGCCACCAGTACGCGCAATCGGGGGCAGCGGCAACGCATCGTGACTCCCCGGGAACTGGCGGGTTTGATGCTGGACCGGCCGGCGGGACAACGCATCGGCTGGCTCTTCGGCACCGAGCGCACCGGTCTGGAGACGCGGGATTTGGAACGGGCGGATCTGATCTGCCATATTCCCACCGCAGCGGCCTATACGTCGCTGAATCTGGCCCAGGCCGTGCTGCTTCTGGCCTATGAATGGATGCTGGCGGAAGGCCGCGAGTCGTCCATGGCGCGGGATCCCCTTCAGGAGGGGGTGGCCGACAAGGGGGAGATGGAAAGACTCTTCCTGCACATGGAAGAGTCCTTGCGGGCCATCGATTTTCTGAAGGAGGGGCAGGACCGCCACATGATGGGCAGTCTGCGGGCCCTTTTCCATCGGGCCGGACTCGACCGTCGGGAAGTGGCCATCCTTCGGGGTGTTTTTCATGAGATGACCTCTTCCCGCCGTCGGGCTTCAGGCGGAGAATGA
- a CDS encoding VOC family protein — translation MSGYTGIHHAAFATRDIGMTVRFWRDLLGMRLVYAYGRPGYRQYFFEVAEENRISFFEWPEVEKLALRRHGEPVRGPFGFDHISIGVDDVERLWELMALLEGAGFPVSDVIDHGGFYSIYSYDPNGIGIEFSANVKKRMWRKPLLVDEEPPMEELEGSEPIAGRWPEPEPLKAEDRVVVPGDGSENFLKRR, via the coding sequence ATGAGCGGATATACGGGCATTCATCACGCCGCATTTGCCACGCGGGATATCGGTATGACCGTTCGATTCTGGCGGGATCTTCTCGGCATGCGACTGGTCTACGCTTACGGCAGGCCGGGTTACCGGCAATATTTCTTCGAAGTGGCGGAGGAAAACCGCATCAGCTTCTTCGAATGGCCGGAGGTGGAGAAACTGGCCTTGCGTCGCCACGGGGAGCCGGTGCGCGGCCCCTTCGGGTTTGATCACATTTCGATCGGGGTGGACGATGTGGAGCGGCTTTGGGAGCTTATGGCCCTGCTGGAGGGGGCGGGTTTCCCGGTTTCGGACGTGATCGATCATGGCGGGTTCTATTCGATCTACTCTTACGATCCCAACGGAATCGGCATCGAATTCTCGGCCAATGTCAAAAAGCGCATGTGGCGCAAGCCGCTGCTGGTGGACGAAGAGCCCCCGATGGAAGAGTTGGAGGGATCGGAGCCCATAGCGGGACGGTGGCCGGAACCGGAGCCGTTGAAGGCGGAGGATCGGGTGGTGGTGCCGGGAGATGGCAGCGAAAACTTCCTCAAGAGGAGATGA